A part of Drosophila ananassae strain 14024-0371.13 chromosome 2R, ASM1763931v2, whole genome shotgun sequence genomic DNA contains:
- the LOC6507046 gene encoding centrosomal protein cep290, producing the protein MSMEIPETVSVRKFRDFSSRQKQELYETLLELAETIEELPKKSLRKTLELTLAVLEYKGEQVQKLQEQSGGASSGASSGRRLQDENEKLKRMLQKLEDERDGLKTKTKELGEEIRQLEERLREAAQHAEASDKDSSDPLSELDKQEQLLQNIDSKNKHIKRLLKEIETLQNQNIAQSKTIVLHERELQNIKANLVQLNQDITQVEHDRKVLKQKEQQQDLEISRLEGNVTFLEVEREKQEVEMRQFLDKFETKTLSWRQMLEEREQEVERLKKQLEGKSTTSLMTTTSSSCQSQTEEEHIKLRHLLEAREQRIEKLESKLKTMAEEMATTTKVMNQLCAERERAQDPEQPRACCQLIEERLRAANTRIQQLSEMLDATEQDNILKSNQALHALSALESYKRGEDGLIPALRRCSGLEQKLAERDKQLRGYIQELNSLHEVVQENELLRRRLHIPDDVVVLAKNVRSKQRNKDKQIERLTLKLRTSEELRLQLKLGKSELRRKLLELQQGHSQPLDESFQQPSELGEVPTSLPIENSPRRGQGDGAASSEMQNRFEEVLAENETLRSGMYEILEKLREYDATSEHITIDSDLLHRLMEALPTGTSTPQRLQGQLQELKAREEALRQLLQQQNYSDSETGELSSVQSMCDVPEMPEELEEEPPAINTATRPSSPTEATEGLQRPVIMDSVSETKSETLAELAILRKHYEELRLHMSADENELKNRNQELHDQLVNMELQLNKEQNSYSFMRKDYDQLLTESRKQELRFIEDRASLSKQLELQQSELSKTREKLEEMQRRNLYTAEEQQQLAQRNAILSMQLGQAVEQMLGELKHPDICSEYGIIKDNYQLDYITAEDFERQRQELSNWKSKQAELQRETKQLEGLLQVANTQIHSQQRLLNEITDNHINLRHLVADLQSTSNEKLLIAKAQRDLDSVKAECSRLEIEREQLQQKADYLQTQLDSTEKSMKQAHEDFQQELSNSNTKHKFLQHSLFTLKDKYAKFTPLIFLTNFVFAYQKFLHRLEDEQVQQKQKEDHTVLIQEVVEAVQDKIAPNAEVSQQLVKLIKSETQTRLLEQRCELLEGKHEELLRELNELRLRQASETEHWQTIQALFGEGSNEIQHKVDAETNTEATTPIAAIRRTAQLIDRQSSPIGSPHRRHPHLDTATQVDSVQLNETAVQTNGILSRQDQSVQTAEMPEESLNDSRSELQKMQASLQEANQRIEELGKQLESSKSETRESDSPHSGVVEKTILSFHSLLLEKDQSIQKYQDLLQTERDQNQQAISKQAAENESLRTTVNNLNFNIKTKDAEIKELKAKLEQKPKGVVQRTSSTESNSSASSEHSIHDLTDEKIEELFESSSGDRPPEEEEQVEEEEDGGTVVVNAPPVIEEPEGEQEKQDTEELKEVPTLHKQIKDLKDKLEYSEKNLKTREEEIEILKEKLRLCQEREKTVETHVSPELDQLRAFLDEKDKHIKDLMDTLKNFHDDQQRYINDTSNFSEEQIAKLAADLNRTEATNKIYHTQMEALRRQLANVTQREKQARDLSQSLRQQLLKRPVVSIKTELNARVKQENLQKRIQQLESDLEEARAQLQRQQTMLEAKRTKSANEVGLWEKQKRWQQQAEKCKVRLEETEAALDKTRSLLQAARTTIARLEKDKQMLQSKVNSHSGAASNGSSNALKCCRTPSCPNLQHVGVNKFTPSPSESPETYTGPSSECSSPAHHSQPRDGHFYDQSQVDLVEALKSRIELQQRKIIAMELEGKGTNALTTELEKLQERYQTVEAQNIRLEARNLQLQLDSDLLRQGDSSDRLQKRIKHLEDYIIALKEEMARNESRRELCKCSGLKVNTNQGQSAEQTILSLRNLVEKLRSENKFLKDGRRSTESRSSTDSAPPEAARLHQQHAEALAKINALQQELQKRTKCSQCSGRSKDAANEELKFIKEQLLKKTQLLQKAKVLLTRAAAKEKVLREQLALWKRKCSELQNVPVIDEISE; encoded by the exons ATGAGCATGGAAATTCCGGAGACCGTATCGGTGCGTAAGTTTCGCGACTTTTCGTCGCGCCAGAAGCAGGAGCTGTACGAGACGCTCCTCGAGTTGGCTGAAACCATCGAGGAGTTGCCCAAGAAGTCTTTGCGTAAGACTCTGGAGCTCACCCTCGCCGTTTTGGAGTACAAGGGCGAGcaggtgcagaaattgcaggAGCAGTCCGGCGGCGCCTCCAGTGGAGCCTCCAGTGGTCGGCGATTGCAGGACGAAAATGAGAAGCTCAAACGAATGCTGCAGAAGCTGGAGGACGAGAGAGATGGCCTGAAAACGAAGACCAAGGAG TTGGGCGAGGAAATCCGTCAGTTGGAGGAGCGATTGCGGGAGGCAGCCCAGCATGCGGAGGCCAGCGACAAGGATTCCTCAGATCCTCTTTCCGAATTGGACAAACAGGAACAGCTTCTTCAAAATATTGATTCCAAGAACAAGCACATCAAGAGGCTACTGAAAGAAATAGAG ACCCTTCAAAACCAGAACATAGCTCAGTCCAAGACCATAGTTCTCCATGAACGAGAGCTCCAGAACATCAAGGCTAATCTGGTGCAATTAAATCAGGACATCACCCAAGTGGAGCATGATCGAAAGGTCCTGAAGCAGaaagagcagcagcaggattTGGAGATCAGCCGCCTGGAAGGCAATGTCACGTTCCTGGAAGTGGAGCGTGAAAAACAGGAGGTGGAAATGCGCCAGTTCCTGGACAAATTTGAGACTAAGACGCTCTCCTGGAGGCAGATGCTCGAGGAGCGAGAGCAGGAGGTGGAGCGATTGAAAAAGCAACTGGAGGGCAAGAGCACTACATCATTAATGACCACCACTTCATCCAGTTGCCAAAGCCAAACTGAAGAGGAGCACATAAAACTGAGACAT ctCCTTGAAGCCCGTGAGCAGCGGATAGAAAAGCTAGAGTCAAAGCTCAAAACGATGGCCGAGGAAATGGCCACCACAACGAAGGTTATGAACCAGCTCTGCGCAGAGCGGGAAAGGGCCCAGGACCCTGAGCAACCGCGAGCCTGCTGCCAGTTGATCGAGGAGCGTCTTCGAGCTGCCAATACCCGCATCCAGCAGCTTTCGGAGATGTTGGATGCCACAGAACAGGATAACATTCTCAAATCCAATCAGGCTCTGCATGCTTTGAGTGCTCTGGAATCATATAAGCGCGGGGAAGATGGACTGATTCCAGCTCTGCGGCGTTGCTCGGGTCTGGAGCAAAAATTGGCGGAGCGGGATAAGCAATTGAGAGGCTACATTCAGGAGCTCAACTCCCTTCACGAAGTGGTTCAGGAAAATGAGCTACTCCGACGACGTCTCCATATTCCTGATGATGTGGTGGTGCTGGCCAAAAATGTGCGTTCTAAACAGCGCAACAAAGACAAGCAGATAGAGAGGTTAACCCTGAAACTGCGCACCTCGGAGGAACTGCGTCTGCAACTGAAACTGGGCAAGAGTGAACTGAGAAGAAAACTATTAGAGCTTCAGCAGGGACACTCTCAACCTTtggacgaatccttccagcaACCCAGCGAGTTAGGCGAAGTACCCACTAGTCTTCCTATAGAGAACTCACCCCGCCGTGGCCAAGGAGATGGAGCAGCCAGCTCGGAGATGCAGAATCGCTTTGAGGAAGTCCTAGCGGAGAATGAGACTTTACGCTCTGGAATGTACGAGATTCTAGAAAAGTTGAGAGAGTACGATG CCACCTCGGAGCACATAACCATTGATTCAGATCTTCTGCATCGTTTGATGGAGGCTCTTCCCACTGGCACATCCACTCCCCAACGTCTTCAGGGTCAGCTTCAGGAGTTGAAGGCTCGAGAGGAGGCACTAAGACAACTCCTGCAACAGCAAAACTATAGTGATTCTGAAACTGGTGAACTCTCATCCGTACAGAGCATGTGCGATGTACCAGAGATGCCGGAGGAGCTCGAGGAGGAGCCACCTGCCATAAATACAGCCACGCGTCCCAGTTCGCCAACTGAAGCCACCGAGGGGTTGCAGCGACCTGTCATCATGGATTCCGTCTCGGAAACCAAATCGGAGACCTTAGCCGAGCTCGCCATTCTTCGGAAGCATTACGAGGAATTGCGTCTTCATATGTCTGCGGATGAAAATGAATTGAAGAACCGGAATCAAGAGCTTCACGATCAATTGGTTAATATGGAACTCCAACTGAATAAGGAACAGAATTCTTATAGTTTCATGCGCAAGGACTATGATCAGTTGCTTACCGAATCCAGGAAGCAAGAGCTGCGATTCATCGAGGATAGGGCTTCACTGTCCAAGCAACTGGAGCTGCAGCAAAGTGAGTTATCTAAAACGCGGGAAAAGTTGGAGGAAATGCAGCGGAGGAACCTGTACACTGccgaggagcagcagcagttggCCCAACGGAATGCCATTCTCAGTATGCAACTTGGCCAGGCGGTGGAACAGATGCTCGGAGAGCTTAAGCATCCGGATATATGTTCCGAGTACGGCATAATAAAGGATAACTATCAGCTGGACTATATCACAGCTGAGGACTTTGAGAGGCAGCGTCAAGAGCTGTCCAATTGGAAGAGCAAACAGGCGGAACTTCAACGGGAAACCAAGCAACTGGAAGGACTACTTCAGGTGGCCAATACACAG ATTCATTCCCAGCAAAGGCTGCTAAATGAGATCACCGATAATCACATAAATCTGCGACATCTAGTAGCCGATCTCCAGAGTACTTCCAACGAGAAGCTATTGATAGCCAAGGCTCAAAGGGATTTGGACAGTG ttaAAGCTGAGTGCTCTCGCTTGGAAATAGAGCGGGAACAACTTCAGCAAAAGGCAGACTATCTACAGACCCAACTGGATAGCACAGAAAAATCCATGAAGCAGGCTCACGAGGACTTCCAGCAGGAACTGAGCAATAGTAATACTAAGCACAA ATTTCTCCAACACTCGCTATTTACACTGAAGGACAAATATGCCAAATTTACGCCACTAATCTTCCTCACCAATTTCGTGTTCGCCTATCAAAAGTTCCTACATCGATTGGAGGACGAGCAAgtgcaacaaaaacagaaagaaGATCACACTGTGCTGATCCAAGAGGTAGTGGAAGCTGTGCAGGACAAGATAGCACCCAACGCGGAGGTCTCCCAGCAACTGGTCAAGCTTATCAAGTCGGAAACACAAACGAGGCTCCTGGAACAACGATGTGAGCTTTTGGAGGGGAAGCACGAGGAGCTGCTAAGGGAGTTAAATGAACTGCGACTTCGTCAGGCCTCAGAAACCGAGCACTGGCAGACCATTCAGGCCTTGTTCGGTGAAGGATCTAATGAAATTCAACATAAAGTGGATGCGGAAACCAACACGGAGGCAACCACTCCCATTGCAGCCATTCGAAGAACTGCCCAGTTAATAGACAGGCAGTCCTCTCCTATAGGATCGCCACATAGACGACATCCGCACCTGGACACTGCCACTCAGGTGGATTCGGTGCAACTCAATGAGACGGCAGTTCAGACAAACGGTATCCTGAGCCGACAAGACCAATCAGTCCAAACAGCAGAGATGCCAGAGGAGAGTCTCAACGATTCCCGCtcggagcttcaaaaaatgcAAGCTTC CCTCCAGGAAGCCAACCAACGTATTGAAGAACTGGGAAAGCAATTGGAGTCTTCCAAATCGGAAACCCGAGAATCGGACAGTCCTCACAGTGGAGTAGTAGAAAAGACTATACTCTCCTTCCATTCGCTGCTGTTGGAAAAGGACCAGTCCATACAGAAGTACCAGGATCTACTTCAAACCGAGAGGGATCAGAACCAGCAAGCGATCAGCAAGCAGGCGGCTGAAAATGAATCCCTTAGGACTACAGTTAATAACCTTAACTTTAACATCAAAACAAAGGATGCTGAGATTAAGGAGCTCAAAGCGAAACTGGAACAGAAACCAAAAGGAGTGGTTCAGCGAACTTCATCCACGGAGTCCAATTCCAGTGCCAGTTCGGAGCATTCCATTCACGATCTGACGGACGAGAAGATCGAGGAACTTTTCGAGAGCAGCTCCGGGGACAGACCTCCAGAGGAAGAGGAGCAGGTCGAGGAGGAAGAGGATGGAGGGACAGTAGTGGTGAATGCGCCGCCAGTCATTGAAGAACCCGAAGGTGAGCAGGAAAAACAGGACACCGAGGAGCTCAAGGAAGTGCCCACGCTGCACAAGCAGATTAAGGATCTCAAAGACAAGCTGGAATATTCGGAAAAGAATCTGAAAACGAGAGAAGAGGAGATCGAAATATTAAAAGAGAA GTTAAGACTTTGCCAAGAGCGTGAGAAAACAGTGGAAACTCATGTAAGTCCGGAGCTGGACCAACTGCGTGCCTTTTTGGATGAGAAAGACAAGCATATAAAGGATCTTATGGATACCCTCAAGAACTTCCAT GATGATCAACAAAGGTACATCAACGACACTTCCAACTTTTCGGAGGAGCAGATAGCCAAACTGGCAGCAGATCTCAATAGAACAGAGGCCACCAACAAGATCTACCATACCCAGATGGAGGCACTGCGTCGTCAGCTAGCCAATGTGACGCAGCGGGAGAAGCAGGCAAGAGATCTCAGCCAATCCCTTCGGCAGCAGCTGCTCAAACGACCAGTGGTGTCCATCAAAACTGAGCTAAATGCTAGGGTAAAGCAAGAGAACCTGCAGAAACGCATTCAGCAGCTAGAATCGGATCTGGAAGAGGCTCGGGCCCAGCTGCAACGCCAACAGACTATGCTGGAGGCCAAGCGCACCAAGAGCGCCAATGAAGTGGGTCTCTGGGAGAAGCAAAAGCGCTGGCAGCAGCAGGCGGAGAAGTGTAAGGTGCGGCTGGAGGAGACGGAGGCAGCTCTGGATAAGACGCGGTCACTGCTGCAGGCGGCACGCACTACGATCGCCCGGCTAGAGAAGGACAAGCAAATGCTCCAGTCCAAAGTGAACAGTCATAGCGGTGCTGCTAGCAATGGATCCAGTAATGCCCTCAAATGTTGCCGCACCCCATCCTGTCCGAATCTTCAGCATGTCGGCGTGAATAAGTTCACGCCTTCGCCTTCGGAGAGTCCGGAAACATACACTGGTCCCAGCAGCGAGTGCAGCTCCCCTGCCCATCATTCCCAGCCAAGGGATGGTCACTTCTACGACCAAAGTCAAGTAGATCTTGTGGAAGCGCTCAAGTCCCGCATAGAGCTTCAGCAGCGCAAGATCATTGCCATGGAATTGGAGGGCAAAGGTACAAACGCACTTACCACAGAGCTGGAGAAGCTTCAAGAGCGATATCAGACCGTAGAGGCACAAAACATACGTTTGGAGGCAAGGAATCTCCAACTGCAACTGGACTCGGACTTACTTAGGCAAGGCGACAGCAGCGACAGATTACAGAAACGCATCAAACACTTGGAAGA CTACATCATTGCTCTTAAGGAAGAGATGGCTCGGAACGAGTCCCGTCGAGAGCTGTGCAAGTGCAGTGGTCTCAAAGTGAACACCAACCAGGGCCAATCCGCGGAGCAGACGATCCTCTCGCTACGTAATCTTGTGGAGAAACTGCGCTCTGAGAACAAGTTCCTTAAGGATGGCCGGCGGTCCACAGAATCGCGCAGCTCCACAGATTCCGCACCACCAGAAGCTGCGAGGTTACATCAACAACATGCAGAGGCGCTGGCGAAGATTAACGCTCTGCAACAAGAGCTCCAAAAGCGAACCAAGTGCAGTCAATGTAGTGGGCGCAGTAAG GACGCCGCCAACGAGGAACTCAAGTTTATAAAAGAGCAGCTGCTGAAAAAGACGCAACTTCTGCAAAAAGCTAAAGTTTTGTTAACGCGAGCAGCCGCCAAAGAAAAGGTTCTAAGGGAACAGCTTGCATTGTGGAAAAGGAAGTGTTCCGAGCTACAAAACGTGCCCGTGATTGACGAGATTAGTGAATAA